Genomic DNA from Hyphomicrobiales bacterium 4NK60-0047b:
TTCATTTGAGTGTTGCATGATTTTAAAACTCTAACTCTTTTCATTTGTTCAATGCAAGAGAGCCTTAAAAAATTAGGTCTGTTTTTTGAAAGACTTTTATTCTCTTCTTCTATTAGATGATTTACCTTTAACTCTTCTTAGTTACAAAATTCGCGGAGCTTTATCATGCCTCTATTTTCATTAGATGACTTACACCAAGCAATTAACTTTGTTCAAAAGCTTGTTCCACCAACAGCGACCCATCATTGGCCTCTATTATCGAAACGCACTGGTGTGCATGTCTATGTAAAGCATGAAAACCATACACCTATTGGAGCGTTTAAGGCACGCGGTGTTCCGCTTTTTGTTCATGAACTTTCCCAATCTGGTGTACCTCTCAAGGGATTAGTCGCTGCTACACGCGGCAATCATGGTCAAGCTGTCGCACTAGCAGCTACACAGCATGGCATTCCGAGTGTGATTGTTGTGCCTGAGGGAAACTCACTTGAAAAAAATGCAGCTATGGAAGCTTTTGGCGGCGAGCTTATTATTGCTGGGGCTGACTTTGAAGCAAGCCGTGTCGTTGCTGCACAAATTAGTGAAGAGCGCGACTACCATATGGTCCCTCCTTTTCATGCTGACATAGTCAAAGGCGTTGCGACTTATGCTCATGAACTCTTTCAATCAGCCCCTCCGCTTTCTGCCGTATATGCTCCTATTGGCATGGGTTCCGGTATTTGCGGTTTGATAACAGTGCGCGACTTGCTCGGACTTGAGACTGAAATAATCGGCGTTGTTGCAGAGAATGCGGCTTCTTATGGCTTATCGTTTGATGCGGGAGAAATCATTGGAACAGATACGGTTTCAACTTTTGCTGATGGCATTGCTTGCCGCGCACCAGATAAAG
This window encodes:
- a CDS encoding threonine dehydratase encodes the protein MPLFSLDDLHQAINFVQKLVPPTATHHWPLLSKRTGVHVYVKHENHTPIGAFKARGVPLFVHELSQSGVPLKGLVAATRGNHGQAVALAATQHGIPSVIVVPEGNSLEKNAAMEAFGGELIIAGADFEASRVVAAQISEERDYHMVPPFHADIVKGVATYAHELFQSAPPLSAVYAPIGMGSGICGLITVRDLLGLETEIIGVVAENAASYGLSFDAGEIIGTDTVSTFADGIACRAPDKGAFEIIKHGASRVIQLKEDEIANAMRYFYSDTHNIAEPAAAASLAGLIREQEQYAGKNVGVILSGSNVDAPVYQEVMAGKTPVV